ACCAGCGAGACCAGGACGATGGCCGTGGCCGCCAGCACGATGGCCGGCCCGGTGGGCGTGCGCGCCGTCAGGCTGCTGGCGACGGCGCCGCCGACGCCGGCCGCCGCGCCGAAGAGCGCGGCCAGCGCGGCCATCGGCGCCAGGCGGTCGGTCCACTGTCGGGCGGCGGCGGCCGGCGCCACCAGCATCGCGCTCATCAGCACCACGCCGACGGCCTGCAGGCCCGCGACGACCGCCGCCACCAGCAGGCCCGTCAGCAGGATGTCCAGGCGCCGCACCGGCAGGCCGAGCAGCGCGGCGTAGGCCGGGTCGAAGCTCAGCAGCTTGAACTCCTTCCACAGCAGGACCAGCACCAGGACGGCGCCGCCGCCCAGCACCGCCATCGTCGCGACATCGGCGGTCAGCAGCGTCGCCGCCTGCCCGAACAGGAAGCGGTCCAGGCCGGCCTGCGAGGCGTCGGGGCGGCGCTGGATCCAGGTCAGCAGCATCAACCCCACGCCGAAGAACACCGACAGCACCAGGCCCAGCGCGCTGTCGGCCGGCACCCGCGAGGAGCGCACGATCCCCGTCACGCAGAGCGCGCCCAGCCATCCGGTGGCCGCGGCGCCCGCCACCAGCGCCGCCGGTTCCTTGCTGCCGGTCAGCAGGAAGACCAGGGCGATGCCGGGCAGGGCCGCGTGGCTGACCGCATCGCCGAGCAGGCTCTGGCGCCGCAGCTGCGCGAAGACGCCCAGCACGCCGGCGGTCGCGCCGATCACCGCGGCGCCCGCCGCGACGGTGCGCAGCGTGTAGTCGCTCCAGAAGACGGCGACGGCGTCCCAGCTCACGGCCGGATCCTGCCGAAGTGGGAGGTGGCCGGGTCGTCGCGCCCGCCGGGGGCCGGCGTGGGGTCGGCCTTGCGTTCGAGGAAGCCCACGCGCCCGCCGTAGGCCAGGCGCAGGTTCTCCTCGGTGAAGACCTCGGCGACCGGTCCCGAGGCGATGCGCCGCACGTTCAGCAGCGTCACCCAGTCGAAGTAGTCGGGCACCGTCTGCAGGTCGTGGTGGACCACCACCACGGTGCGGCCGCGGGCGCGCAG
This portion of the bacterium genome encodes:
- a CDS encoding metal ABC transporter permease, with product MSWDAVAVFWSDYTLRTVAAGAAVIGATAGVLGVFAQLRRQSLLGDAVSHAALPGIALVFLLTGSKEPAALVAGAAATGWLGALCVTGIVRSSRVPADSALGLVLSVFFGVGLMLLTWIQRRPDASQAGLDRFLFGQAATLLTADVATMAVLGGGAVLVLVLLWKEFKLLSFDPAYAALLGLPVRRLDILLTGLLVAAVVAGLQAVGVVLMSAMLVAPAAAARQWTDRLAPMAALAALFGAAAGVGGAVASSLTARTPTGPAIVLAATAIVLVSLV